The proteins below come from a single Nitrospirota bacterium genomic window:
- a CDS encoding ABC transporter ATP-binding protein translates to MEVFNVDRLSYTYKDGKNALDGISFSVNDGESLTIVGTNGSGKSTLLYLLDGLLMPESGSIKIFGRDLNNGFLHEFRQRVSLLFQNPQVQLFSLSVWDDLCFGPIQLGLSGDEARKRAEDVLRLLGIEHLRERCPWNLSGGEMKKVAIGTCLSINPDVMLLDEPTTGLDPRSQVEVIDLINALRKAGKTIIVATHDLGIIEDISDRTIVLGEDHRVLLEGKPWEVIKNTEALLDANLIHRHTHRHCWYVHEHSHFGGHEHEHINVYDASEETEDNENHPSPIPLPPRPRSAKRGGQGEGARGREVICEMTDLEKLKKLLEHWMQHNTEHAKTYTEWAGKAEAMGENELAKTLKEIADETARMEKLFQKAKKVMNHRS, encoded by the coding sequence TTGGAAGTCTTTAATGTAGACAGGCTGTCTTACACATACAAAGATGGCAAGAATGCCCTTGATGGAATTTCATTTTCTGTTAACGATGGAGAGAGCCTGACTATTGTCGGCACTAACGGCTCAGGCAAATCAACACTCCTTTATCTGCTTGACGGTCTCCTGATGCCTGAATCAGGAAGCATAAAAATATTTGGCAGGGATTTAAATAATGGATTTCTGCATGAGTTCAGGCAGAGGGTCTCACTTTTGTTTCAGAATCCTCAGGTACAACTCTTTTCACTGAGTGTATGGGATGACCTCTGTTTCGGTCCAATACAACTCGGCCTGAGTGGCGATGAAGCAAGAAAAAGGGCTGAGGATGTTCTTCGGCTACTCGGTATCGAGCACCTGAGAGAGAGATGCCCCTGGAACCTGAGCGGAGGGGAGATGAAGAAGGTTGCCATTGGCACATGTTTGAGCATAAACCCTGATGTAATGCTTCTTGATGAGCCTACAACAGGCCTTGACCCGAGGAGCCAGGTTGAAGTTATTGACTTAATAAATGCCCTCAGAAAAGCTGGCAAGACAATAATTGTGGCGACTCATGACCTGGGCATTATCGAGGACATATCAGACAGAACCATTGTCCTCGGCGAGGACCACAGGGTTCTGCTTGAGGGTAAGCCATGGGAAGTAATAAAAAATACCGAAGCCCTTCTTGATGCAAACCTCATACACAGGCATACCCACAGGCACTGCTGGTATGTTCATGAGCACAGCCACTTCGGAGGGCATGAACATGAACACATAAATGTATATGATGCGTCGGAGGAGACAGAGGACAATGAAAATCACCCCTCCCCCATCCCCCTCCCTCCCCGGCCTCGTTCCGCGAAGCGGGGCGGGCAAGGGGAGGGGGCGAGGGGGAGGGAGGTTATCTGCGAAATGACAGATTTGGAAAAATTAAAGAAGCTCCTTGAACACTGGATGCAACATAATACTGAGCATGCAAAGACCTACACTGAATGGGCTGGGAAGGCAGAGGCTATGGGTGAAAATGAGCTCGCAAAGACATTAAAAGAGATTGCGGATGAGACCGCAAGGATGGAAAAGCTGTTTCAAAAGGCGAAAAAGGTTATGAATCATAGATCATGA
- a CDS encoding PDGLE domain-containing protein, which yields MESSKFKVKSSRYKKLWIGIGILILLAPLGLIIPELFKAGGAWGEWGMDEIEKIAGYVPHGLKKLSELWKAPIPDYAFSGWDKGLKSYIGYIFSGIIGAALVIGISMLIGKISARKNGNS from the coding sequence ATGGAAAGTTCAAAGTTCAAAGTTAAAAGTTCAAGGTATAAGAAACTCTGGATTGGGATTGGGATATTGATACTGCTTGCACCGCTTGGGTTGATTATCCCGGAACTTTTTAAGGCAGGGGGCGCATGGGGTGAATGGGGCATGGATGAGATTGAAAAGATTGCAGGATATGTTCCACACGGACTTAAAAAACTGTCGGAACTCTGGAAAGCTCCGATTCCTGATTATGCGTTTTCAGGTTGGGACAAAGGACTTAAGTCATACATAGGCTATATATTTTCTGGGATAATAGGCGCTGCTCTGGTTATAGGAATATCAATGCTCATAGGGAAAATTTCTGCGAGGAAGAATGGAAATTCCTGA